A section of the Humulus lupulus chromosome 2, drHumLupu1.1, whole genome shotgun sequence genome encodes:
- the LOC133816949 gene encoding uncharacterized protein LOC133816949 isoform X1, producing the protein MAVQKPRKEGEETPSWFTAKPTKLNPGMFDKHIQALGLRGVNVICPHPHQRANRPDGPYCAWSRHHIFAGATIPLHPFFRSVADYFNVSPFQIAPNGIQALSALYILYYMQGWDERTPHEIHYLFDFRTNPSHKNTGFFHLFHRQKGVKYLCGIAHKSNPGKYYTEYFLTSDIRANNLAFTHAGPFEQSLPTQEMFKRAEELANMCIEEKDVRNLVTVDNLQMVGLLPCNQNITVESTTEENNTTDQSNAGTEVVTDQFSPGPSPHSHRPGDLVIREPQPEDQRRPAIPTQSGKGKAI; encoded by the coding sequence ATGGCCGTCCAAAAACcaaggaaggaaggagaagaaacaccttcctgGTTTACCGCCAAGCCAACAAAACTCAACCCCGggatgttcgacaaacacatccaagccttaGGTTTGAGAggggtgaatgtgatatgtccaCACCCTCACCAGAGAGCTAACAGGCCCGACGGaccatactgtgcctggtccaggcaccatatATTCGCAGGAGCGACCATCCCGCTACACCCTTTCTTCCGGTCAgtagcggattatttcaacgtctctcccTTCCAAATCGCTCCGAACgggattcaggcgttgtctgCGCTATACATTCTCTACTACATGCAAGGCTGGGATGAGCGTACTCCTCACGAGATACATTACTTGTTCGACTTCAGGACcaacccaagccataagaacacaggttttttccacctctttcacaggcaaaagggggttaaatacctttgtgGCATCGCCCACAAGTCGAACCCtggaaaatactatacagagtattttctcactTCAGACATCagagccaacaacttggcttttacacatgcgggCCCATTCGAGCAATCCTTGCCCACTCAAGAGATGTTCAAGCGAGCAGAGGAGTTGGCTaacatgtgtatcgaggagaaggaCGTGAGAAATTTGGTTACTGTGGacaaccttcagatggtgggcctgctaCCATGTAACCAAAACATCACAGTGGAGAGTACCACTGAGGAAAACAAcacaactgatcagtccaacgccggtactgaggtggtgactgaccagttttcccCTGGACCATCTCCTCACTCCCATAGACCAGGCGATctcgtcattagggagcctcaacCAGAGGATCAGCGCAGACCTGCTATTCCCACCCAGTCCGGAAAGGGAAAAGCCATCTAG
- the LOC133820021 gene encoding syntaxin-23-like yields MSFQGVAQIFQLNTSVAAFHRLVAAKDTPDHRRKLHESRQRMLQIVKDTTAQLKSLTQSDEIHHHHVNQSWKEVVYMYGEIALNEALIEEREQDMKEIQFQIKETNEIFKDLAVLVHDQGIVFEEVNTNLDSASVATTEADSQLAKAWIEKGKCFTFCLVLKVLVFLCNDPWFSSALSEGF; encoded by the exons ATGAGCTTTCAAGGTGTTGCCCAAATTTTCCAGCTCAACACCTCCGTTGCTGCTTTTCACCGTTTGGTGGCCGCCAAGGACACTCCTGATCACCGCCGAAAGCT GCATGAAAGCAGGCAACGTATGCTGCAGATAGTGAAAGACACTACTGCTCAGCTGAAATCCTTAACCCAATCTGATGAGATTCACCATCACCATGTAAATCAATCTTG GAAGGAAGTAGTTTATATGTACGGTGAGATTGCTTTAAATGAAGCCCTTATTGAGGAAAGGGAACAGGACATGAAAGAAATACAATTCCAAATCAAAGAAACAAATGAGATTTTCAAGGACCTTGCTGTTCTTGTCCATGACCAAGGCATAGTTTTTG AAGAAGTTAATACAAACTTGGACTCTGCCTCTGTTGCCACTACTGAAGCTGATTCTCAGCTGGCCAAGGCTTGGATCGAGAAGGGCAAGTGTTTTACGTTTTGCCTCGTATTAAAG GTATTGGTTTTTCTATGTAATGATCCATGGTTTTCCTCCGCCTTAAGTGAGGGTTTCTAA
- the LOC133816949 gene encoding uncharacterized protein LOC133816949 isoform X2 yields MEFLEQSFPDVEIAIAHGKQYSKQLEKTMEKFAQGNIKILICNSKVESGLDIQNANTIIVQDVQQFGLAQLDQMNRFDYRGGDNHTNSDTSTPQSIEIPQSSDSSSKSPTNRTPEDRLRRFKQILPRSALYLLHEEQFLHQAEQSIMRVKKSNRLPQDQDPQVARRAVQKVVERSEVHAAASSRPPRQMPKSSKTWRKTT; encoded by the exons atggagtttctCGAACAGTCATTTCCCGATGTTGAAATAGCTATTGCACATGGAAAG CAATACTCAAAGCAGCTGGAGAAAACTATGGAGAAATTTGCACAAGGGAATATCAAAATTCTCATTTGCAACAGTAAAGTAGAAAGCGGTCTTGATATCCAAAATGCCAACACCATCATAGTTCAGGATGTTCAACAATTTGGCCTAGCACAGTTGGAccag atgaatcgctttgactataggggaggtgacaaccacacgaaTTCCGATACGTCCACCCCGCAGTCGATCGAGAtccctcaaagcagcgactcctCATCAAAGTCTCCCACCAAtcgcactcctgaggatcgcctccgCCGCTTTAAGCAGATCCTTCCCCGTTCAGCTTTGTACCTTCTTCACGAAGAGCAGTTCCTTCATCAAGCTGAACAGTCGATAATGAGGGTGAAGAAGTCCAATAGACTCCCACAGGACCAGGATCCTcaagttgcccgcagagcggtgcaaaAAGTGGTGGAACGTAGTGAGGTCCACGCTGcagcttcttcgagaccacctCGCCAGATGCCAAAATCAAGTAAGACTTGGAGAAAAACCACCTAG
- the LOC133816948 gene encoding F-box/kelch-repeat protein At5g15710 isoform X1 yields the protein MGDIGESSESGSVVCARNGFCREEERCPKQVSPVRGGGSRNTSPLGRVGSRNTSPSRQKVIKTKPRGLDEETAATFGKAIHPDVQMEDNIWAMLPEDLLNEILARVPPFMIFRLRCVCRRWNLILQDSSFLKFHSQVPSHGPCLLTFWKNSQTPQCSVFSLPLKTWYKIPFTFLPQWAFWLVGSSGGLVCFSGLDGLTFKTLVCNPLTQTWRSLPNMHYNQQRQLIMVVDRKHRSFKVIATSDIYGDKSLPTEVYDSKLNSWSLHQIMPAVNLCSSKMAYCDSRLYLESLSPLGLMMYKLDTGYWEHIHAKFPRSLLDGYLVAGTQKRLFLVGRIGLYSTLQSMRIWELDHAKTMWVEISRMPPKYFRALLRLSAERFECFGQDNLICFTSWNQGKGLLYDVDKKAWSWIGGCALQSYNSQQEVLVVARLFHSIIYSRLVQAYTTRCTTLFGI from the exons ATGGGTGATATTGGAGAATCTTCTGAATCTGGGTCTGTAGTGTGTGCGAGAAATGGATTTTGCCGAGAAGAAGAGAGATGTCCGAAGCAAGTTTCCCCTGTTAGAGGTGGTGGGTCGAGGAATACAAGTCCATTAGGGCGTGTCGGATCGAGAAACACTAGTCCGTCTAGGCAGAAGGTGATCAAGACAAAACCTCGAGGATTAGATGAGGAAACGGCTGCCACATTTGGTAAAGCAATCCACCCGGATGTTCAGATGGAAGATAATATCTGGGCAATGTTGCCTGAGGATTTGCTGAATGAGATCTTAGCTAGGGTTCCTCCATTTATGATATTTCGACTCCGTTGTGTTTGCAGAAGATGGAATTTAATTCTTCAAGATAGTAGCTTTCTCAAATTCCATTCCCAAGTACCTTCCCACGGGCCTTGTCTTCTCACATTTTGGAAGAATTCCCAGACTCCACAATGCTCGGTTTTCAGCTTGCCATTGAAGACATGGTATAAGATTCCTTTCACATTTTTGCCACAGTGGGCATTCTGGTTGGTTGGTTCTTCTGGTGGTCTTGTTTGCTTTTCTGGGCTTGATGGCCTAACGTTCAAAACTTTAGTTTGCAATCCACTCACACAAACTTGGAGATCTCTACCAAATATGCATTACAATCAGCAAAGACAGCTGATCATGGTTGTTGATCGTAAACATCGGTCATTTAAAGTTATAGCCACAAGTGACATTTATGGTGACAAATCATTACCCACCGAAGTGTATGATTCAAAGCTAAATAGTTGGTCCCTTCACCAGATAATGCCAGCAGTTAATCTTTGCTCCTCAAAGATGGCTTATTGTGACTCCAGGTTGTATTTAGAATCTCTTTCGCCACTCGGGTTGATGATGTATAAACTGGACACTGGATACTGGGAACACATTCATGCTAAATTCCCACGATCTTTACTTGATGGCTATTTGGTTGCTGGCACACAGAAGCGTCTGTTTTTAGTTGGACGCATTGGTCTTTACAGTACACTTCAAAGTATGAGAATTTGGGAATTGGATCATGCGAAAACTATGTGGGTGGAGATCAGTAGAATGCCACCAAAGTATTTTCGAGCACTGTTAAGATTATCTGCTGAGAGATTTGAGTGTTTTGGACAGGATAACTTAATCTGCTTTACCTCTTGGAATCAAGGGAAGGGCTTATTGTATGATGTGGATAAAAAGGCTTGGTCTTGGATAGGTGGATGTGCTCTGCAGTCTTACAACAGCCAG CAAGAAGTACTAGTTGTAGCTCGACTGTTCCATTCCATCATCTATTCCAGGTTGGTTCAAGCCTATACTACTCGCTGCACTACTCTTTTTGGTATCTGA
- the LOC133816948 gene encoding F-box/kelch-repeat protein At5g15710 isoform X2 — protein sequence MGDIGESSESGSVVCARNGFCREEERCPKQVSPVRGGGSRNTSPLGRVGSRNTSPSRQKVIKTKPRGLDEETAATFGKAIHPDVQMEDNIWAMLPEDLLNEILARVPPFMIFRLRCVCRRWNLILQDSSFLKFHSQVPSHGPCLLTFWKNSQTPQCSVFSLPLKTWYKIPFTFLPQWAFWLVGSSGGLVCFSGLDGLTFKTLVCNPLTQTWRSLPNMHYNQQRQLIMVVDRKHRSFKVIATSDIYGDKSLPTEVYDSKLNSWSLHQIMPAVNLCSSKMAYCDSRLYLESLSPLGLMMYKLDTGYWEHIHAKFPRSLLDGYLVAGTQKRLFLVGRIGLYSTLQSMRIWELDHAKTMWVEISRMPPKYFRALLRLSAERFECFGQDNLICFTSWNQGKGLLYDVDKKAWSWIGGCALQSYNSQQEVLVVARLFHSIIYSRRT from the exons ATGGGTGATATTGGAGAATCTTCTGAATCTGGGTCTGTAGTGTGTGCGAGAAATGGATTTTGCCGAGAAGAAGAGAGATGTCCGAAGCAAGTTTCCCCTGTTAGAGGTGGTGGGTCGAGGAATACAAGTCCATTAGGGCGTGTCGGATCGAGAAACACTAGTCCGTCTAGGCAGAAGGTGATCAAGACAAAACCTCGAGGATTAGATGAGGAAACGGCTGCCACATTTGGTAAAGCAATCCACCCGGATGTTCAGATGGAAGATAATATCTGGGCAATGTTGCCTGAGGATTTGCTGAATGAGATCTTAGCTAGGGTTCCTCCATTTATGATATTTCGACTCCGTTGTGTTTGCAGAAGATGGAATTTAATTCTTCAAGATAGTAGCTTTCTCAAATTCCATTCCCAAGTACCTTCCCACGGGCCTTGTCTTCTCACATTTTGGAAGAATTCCCAGACTCCACAATGCTCGGTTTTCAGCTTGCCATTGAAGACATGGTATAAGATTCCTTTCACATTTTTGCCACAGTGGGCATTCTGGTTGGTTGGTTCTTCTGGTGGTCTTGTTTGCTTTTCTGGGCTTGATGGCCTAACGTTCAAAACTTTAGTTTGCAATCCACTCACACAAACTTGGAGATCTCTACCAAATATGCATTACAATCAGCAAAGACAGCTGATCATGGTTGTTGATCGTAAACATCGGTCATTTAAAGTTATAGCCACAAGTGACATTTATGGTGACAAATCATTACCCACCGAAGTGTATGATTCAAAGCTAAATAGTTGGTCCCTTCACCAGATAATGCCAGCAGTTAATCTTTGCTCCTCAAAGATGGCTTATTGTGACTCCAGGTTGTATTTAGAATCTCTTTCGCCACTCGGGTTGATGATGTATAAACTGGACACTGGATACTGGGAACACATTCATGCTAAATTCCCACGATCTTTACTTGATGGCTATTTGGTTGCTGGCACACAGAAGCGTCTGTTTTTAGTTGGACGCATTGGTCTTTACAGTACACTTCAAAGTATGAGAATTTGGGAATTGGATCATGCGAAAACTATGTGGGTGGAGATCAGTAGAATGCCACCAAAGTATTTTCGAGCACTGTTAAGATTATCTGCTGAGAGATTTGAGTGTTTTGGACAGGATAACTTAATCTGCTTTACCTCTTGGAATCAAGGGAAGGGCTTATTGTATGATGTGGATAAAAAGGCTTGGTCTTGGATAGGTGGATGTGCTCTGCAGTCTTACAACAGCCAG CAAGAAGTACTAGTTGTAGCTCGACTGTTCCATTCCATCATCTATTCCAG GCGCACTTGA